A genomic stretch from Verrucomicrobiota bacterium includes:
- a CDS encoding thiamine pyrophosphate-dependent dehydrogenase E1 component subunit alpha produces MVPADSTFQKPSSGSPTDAFLAYRFMVLSRVLENRIASLYRAGKIVGGVYLGIGQEALSASVGTLLGKGDVFAPLIRDMAGRLAFGESPLDALRTYLGSRKGPMRGRDGNIHRGRPASGMPAMISHLGGMIAVVNGMLFARRLRGWNDSVGATCIGDGGTSTGAFHEALNQAAIEKLPLVMVVANNRYAYSTSNDRQFACQDLLSRAEGYGIAGHAAQGNSLLSCFETMKHAVAAAREGGGPQLVVANLLRLCGHGEHDDASYVADDDKTSVLNRDCLEVAREEMLAEGRTEADLKAVQSAAREVVDQATAQAQQEPEPDPYADDWRATKSEFQAHPSS; encoded by the coding sequence TTGGTTCCTGCCGATTCCACGTTCCAAAAACCAAGCTCGGGCTCCCCGACGGATGCCTTTCTTGCCTACCGTTTCATGGTCCTCTCCCGGGTTTTGGAGAACCGCATCGCCAGCCTTTACCGTGCGGGCAAAATCGTGGGCGGCGTCTACCTCGGCATTGGCCAAGAGGCCCTGAGCGCCTCCGTGGGCACGCTCTTGGGGAAAGGCGATGTCTTTGCTCCGCTCATTCGCGACATGGCAGGTCGCCTCGCTTTTGGCGAGTCGCCCCTCGACGCCCTCCGCACCTACCTCGGCTCCCGCAAAGGGCCCATGAGAGGGCGGGATGGGAATATCCATCGAGGCCGCCCCGCCAGTGGCATGCCCGCCATGATCAGCCACCTCGGCGGGATGATTGCAGTCGTCAACGGCATGCTCTTCGCTCGGCGACTCCGTGGCTGGAACGACTCGGTCGGTGCCACCTGCATCGGGGACGGGGGCACCTCCACCGGTGCCTTCCATGAAGCCCTGAACCAAGCTGCCATCGAAAAACTGCCCTTGGTCATGGTGGTGGCCAACAACCGCTACGCCTACTCCACTTCCAATGACCGCCAGTTCGCCTGCCAGGACTTGCTCAGCCGGGCGGAAGGCTACGGCATCGCCGGCCACGCCGCCCAAGGAAACAGTCTCCTCTCCTGCTTCGAAACCATGAAACACGCAGTGGCGGCAGCCCGGGAGGGAGGGGGCCCCCAGCTCGTGGTGGCCAATCTGCTGCGCCTCTGCGGCCATGGAGAGCACGATGATGCTTCCTACGTGGCCGATGACGATAAGACCTCCGTCCTCAATCGAGACTGTCTGGAAGTCGCCCGGGAGGAAATGCTGGCAGAGGGCCGGACCGAGGCCGATCTCAAGGCGGTGCAAAGCGCCGCCCGAGAGGTGGTGGACCAAGCCACGGCTCAAGCCCAACAAGAGCCCGAGCCCGACCCCTATGCCGACGATTGGCGGGCCACCAAATCCGAATTCCAAGCCCACCCCTCGTCTTGA
- a CDS encoding transketolase C-terminal domain-containing protein, whose amino-acid sequence MSLTYIDAIQQAQGRALRENPNVFIYGQDVAEFGGAFKATKGLVENFPDRVINAPISEDAMIGLAVGAAIEGMRPIVEMQFADFSSIAFNQIVNQAATSFYRTGIPIPMVVRLPSGGTPGSGPFHSQSMETLYAHYPGTVVLTPATVNDAYFMLLDGIDCDDPVLFCEHKFLYRWLKAEKLTEERLPIGTARVAREGKHASVATYSAMVHEAVRAAEILSEEDGYEIEIVDLRSVKPLDADTVVASVARTGRFLALGEAYPWGGVTAELCAIVAQECFHLLDAPPRRMNSKDTPVPYHPNLWKSHRPTADRVADALRELIRF is encoded by the coding sequence TTGAGCCTGACTTATATCGATGCGATCCAACAGGCTCAGGGCCGCGCCCTTCGCGAAAATCCCAACGTCTTCATCTACGGGCAAGACGTGGCGGAGTTCGGGGGCGCTTTCAAAGCCACCAAAGGCCTGGTGGAAAATTTCCCCGACCGCGTCATCAACGCTCCCATCAGCGAAGACGCCATGATCGGGCTGGCCGTGGGAGCCGCCATCGAGGGCATGCGCCCCATCGTCGAGATGCAGTTTGCCGACTTTTCCTCGATCGCGTTCAATCAAATCGTGAACCAAGCCGCCACCAGCTTCTACCGCACCGGCATCCCCATTCCCATGGTCGTGCGCCTGCCCTCCGGAGGCACCCCCGGGAGCGGCCCCTTTCACAGCCAAAGCATGGAAACGCTCTATGCCCACTACCCAGGGACCGTCGTTTTGACTCCCGCTACCGTCAATGATGCCTACTTCATGCTGTTGGATGGAATCGATTGCGACGACCCCGTCCTCTTCTGCGAGCACAAATTCCTCTACCGCTGGCTCAAGGCGGAGAAGCTGACTGAAGAGCGCCTTCCCATCGGGACCGCGCGCGTGGCCCGGGAGGGCAAGCATGCCTCCGTCGCCACCTACAGCGCCATGGTCCACGAGGCCGTCCGGGCAGCCGAGATTCTCTCGGAGGAGGATGGTTATGAAATCGAAATCGTCGATCTCCGATCGGTTAAGCCACTCGATGCCGACACCGTCGTGGCCTCCGTCGCTCGGACTGGCCGTTTCCTCGCGCTGGGTGAAGCCTACCCTTGGGGAGGCGTGACCGCCGAGCTGTGCGCCATCGTGGCCCAGGAATGCTTTCACCTGCTGGATGCGCCCCCGCGGCGCATGAACTCAAAGGACACCCCGGTCCCCTATCACCCCAATCTCTGGAAATCCCACCGCCCCACCGCAGACCGCGTAGCCGACGCCTTGCGAGAACTCATTCGTTTCTAA